One part of the Humulus lupulus chromosome 9, drHumLupu1.1, whole genome shotgun sequence genome encodes these proteins:
- the LOC133799600 gene encoding uncharacterized protein LOC133799600, whose translation MVYTIARQARTIWQKWNLRSLIMISLSLQAFLITTAPLRKRTANIWVKILIWIAYLLADFVALFSLGLISDKQGDYTEYNLGCDLMAFWAPFCLLHLGGPDTITALSLQDNSLWLRHLIGLIFQVIISLYVFVESLPNNRLWLPISFLFVAGMIKYYERNHALYLANFYNFRGEAGPNYAKLMQEMSSFKSSRIPVQVQMVPRRKKESIITTSKGKNNNHEFIRLVRSAYYFFNIFKYLAIDELVLPMSDRNESRDYYHEIGSANAFKVLSAELNFFYGAVYTKALALHSQKGYFLRLTSTLAILVSFSLFLHNSTKHRFPIVDLWVTYILFAGAIALDAVAFVLMVSSDWTIVKLGNKLEDYPCLKKVFEWYLELNTPTLPNYTPKLSTEKESKTRRWAPKRVLFSRWSGLVRGCNLVEYSLREGALPELETIGMRDLLFNKFSQNLGLTKTIEKCLIVDKNDLTQELWEFIYRELKKKSIIVGGDIEMAKKISSARGDWILREQDQLHIHHHLIKTYVDEVDYAESLLLWHVATEICYNLDEKDSDKPEGYYRKFSKVLSDYMLYLLRFEPTLLSSVAGIGEVRFIDTCAEAKRFFVGQGLTKVEDKEKACERVIKVDTSVKPAWVKGTKSQSVLFDACRLGKELQKVESEKKWMLVFQVWVELLSYAACQCRAKPHLTLLGTGGELVTYVWLLMAHFGIGEHLYVTDQDHHAQAKLLLRM comes from the coding sequence aTGGTGTACACGATTGCCAGACAAGCTAGGACGATATGGCAGAAATGGAATCTCCGGAGCTTGATCATGATAAGCCTTTCACTCCAGGCCTTTCTAATAACCACAGCTCCATTGCGGAAGCGAACTGCCAACATTTGGGTGAAAATTCTCATTTGGATCGCTTACCTGCTAGCCGATTTCGTAGCACTTTTCTCACTGGGACTCATCTCCGACAAGCAAGGAGATTATACCGAGTATAATCTGGGTTGTGATCTTATGGCTTTCTGGGCACCATTCTGTTTGCTCCATTTGGGAGGTCCAGACACAATAACAGCTCTCTCTCTTCAAGATAACTCTCTTTGGTTAAGGCACTTGATTGGGCTTATATTCCAGGTGATTATTTCTCTTTATGTATTTGTGGAATCCCTTCCCAACAACAGATTATGGCTTCCCATCTCTTTTCTCTTCGTCGCCGGTATGATCAAGTATTATGAGAGGAATCATGCTCTCTATCTCGCCAATTTTTACAACTTCCGTGGCGAAGCTGGACCCAACTACGCTAAACTAATGCAGGAAATGTCGTCATTTAAAAGCTCAAGAATTCCAGTCCAAGTTCAAATGGTTCCTCGACGAAAGAAAGAATCTATCATCACCACTTCCAAGGGAAAGAATAATAATCATGAGTTTATTAGGTTGGTTCGAAGCGCTTATTACTTCTTCAATATATTTAAATATCTGGCCATTGATGAGCTTGTGTTACCTATGTCCGACCGGAACGAAAGCCGAGATTATTACCATGAAATAGGATCAGCAAATGCTTTCAAAGTCTTGTCAGCTGAACTCAACTTCTTCTACGGAGCGGTCTATACAAAAGCCCTCGCTCTGCATTCACAAAAAGGATACTTCCTTCGCCTCACATCAACTCTAGCTATTTTGGTGTCATTTTCTCTCTTCCTTCATAATTCCACGAAACACAGATTCCCTATTGTTGATCTCTGGGTAACATACATCTTGTTCGCGGGTGCGATTGCTCTGGATGCTGTGGCTTTTGTTTTGATGGTTTCCTCTGACTGGACTATCGTCAAACTCGGCAACAAGCTAGAAGATTATCCTTGTTTGAAAAAGGTGTTTGAGTGGTACCTTGAACTTAACACACCGACTTTACCTAATTACACACCAAAATTATCGACGGAGAAGGAATCAAAGACTCGCCGTTGGGCTCCAAAACGTGTATTATTCTCGAGATGGTCTGGTCTTGTTCGTGGATGCAACTTAGTAGAGTATTCCCTCAGAGAAGGAGCACTCCCCGAATTGGAAACAATTGGCATGCGTGACCTCCTCTTCAACAAATTTAGCCAAAACCTTGGCCTGACGAAAACTATAGAGAAGTGTTTGATAGTCGACAAGAACGATCTTACCCAAGAACTCTGGGAATTCATTTACCGAGAATTGAAGAAGAAATCCATTATCGTTGGCGGTGATATCGAGATGGCGAAGAAAATATCTTCAGCGAGAGGAGATTGGATTCTCCGGGAACAAGACCAACTCCACATCCATCATCACTTGATCAAGACGTACGTTGATGAAGTCGACTACGCCGAGAGCCTTCTACTGTGGCATGTTGCAACTGAAATCTGCTACAACCTCGACGAAAAAGACAGTGATAAGCCCGAAGGATATTATCGTAAGTTTAGCAAGGTGTTGTCTGATTACATGTTGTATCTTCTACGCTTCGAGCCGACTCTGTTATCTTCGGTGGCGGGTATTGGCGAAGTAAGGTTCATTGATACTTGTGCCGAGGCGAAGAGATTCTTTGTTGGACAAGGGTTGACAAAAGTGGAGGATAAAGAAAAGGCCTGCGAAAGAGTGATTAAGGTAGATACGAGTGTTAAACCTGCGTGGGTGAAGGGAACAAAGAGCCAGTCGGTGCTATTCGATGCGTGTAGACTGGGGAAAGAACTACAAAAGGTGGAATCGGAAAAGAAATGGATGCTGGTGTTTCAAGTGTGGGTGGAGCTGTTGTCGTATGCTGCATGTCAGTGTAGAGCAAAGCCGCATCTTACGTTGTTGGGTACTGGTGGAGAGCTTGTCACTTATGTTTGGCTGTTGATGGCTCATTTCGGGATTGGGGAGCACTTGTATGTTACTGATCAAGACCACCATGCACAAGCAAAGCTGCTTCTACGCATGTAA